In Carya illinoinensis cultivar Pawnee chromosome 6, C.illinoinensisPawnee_v1, whole genome shotgun sequence, a single genomic region encodes these proteins:
- the LOC122314174 gene encoding probable protein S-acyltransferase 23 isoform X3: MSSSEIEVVSSDAKAQHNSSEVAVFDVFTASAYGDFEKLRKFVEEDGASLCQPDLNGYYALQWAALNNFPDVVQYIIEHGGDVNETDNMQQTALHWAAVRGAIGVADVLLQNGARVEAVDVNGYRAVHVGAQYGQTAFLNHIVAKYQADFDAPDNEGRSPLHWAAYKGFTDTVRLLLFRYACQGRQDKEGCTPLHWAAIRGNVEACTVLVHAGTKQELMVKDNAGFTPVQLASDKGHRHVAVFLSNAQWAHSNHWVDKLCCGKMADIGYAPILFSIIIILTVLFINTVLAAPNLTKVTAVVGLWGWTTVSLAVGSLIMFYRCSSKDPGYVKRQGDVGSHKDTEDLLLNIDLEGSPIWTGNWSQLCPTCKIIRPVRSKHCPTCKRCVEQFDHHCPWISNCVGKRNKRDFFVFICMAALTSFLAAAIAIQRIWTSIPALSTEETWIHHVVVQNPGVVAFLLMDIIVLLAATILTTSQASQVHSKA; this comes from the exons ATGTCTTCGTCGGAGATCGAGGTTGTGTCATCGGACGCAAAAGCCCAGCATAACAGTAGCGAGGTGGCTGTGTTCGACGTGTTTACCGCCTCCGCATATGGCGATTTTGAGAAattgaggaagttcgtcgaAGAAGACGGAGCCTCTCTCTGTCAACCCGATTTGAATGGGTATTATGCTCTCCAATGGGCCGCTCTCAACAACTTCCCCGATGTTGTGCAGTACATCATTGAG CATGGGGGCGATGTCAATGAAACTGACAACATGCAACAGACGGCTCTGCATTGGGCGGCGGTTCGGGGAGCCATTGGTGTTGCAGATGTGCTCTTGCAGAATGGAGCCAGGGTTGAGGCAGTTGATGTCAATGGGTATAGG GCAGTTCATGTTGGCGCTCAATATGGGCAGACAGCTTTCTTGAACCACATTGTTGCAAAGTATCAAGCTGATTTTGATGCACCTGATAATGAGGGGAGGAGCCCTCTTCACTG GGCTGCATATAAAGGATTTACAGATACAGTTAGATTGCTTCTATTTAGATATGCATGCCAAGGGAGACAAGATAAAGAAG GTTGTACCCCTTTGCACTGGGCTGCAATAAGAGGAAATGTGGAGGCATGCACTGTGCTTGTACATGCTGGCACAAAACAGGAGCTAATGGTGAAAGATAATGCTGGATTTACTCCTGTTCAGCTTGCATCTGATAAAGGTCATCGGCATGTTGCAGTTTTCCTT TCTAATGCACAGTGGGCTCACAGCAACCATTGGGTAGACAAACTTTGCTGTGGAAAGATGGCAGATATAGGATACGCTCCCATTCTTTTCAGTATTATAATAATTCTCACGGTTCTCTTCATCAACACAGTTCTTGCAG CTCCTAACCTTACAAAGGTTACTGCTGTTGTCGGACTTTGGGGATGGACTACTGTTTCTCTGGCAGTTGGTTCACTTATTATGTTCTACAGGTGTAGTAG TAAAGATCCCGGTTATGTAAAAAGGCAGGGAGATGTGGGTAGTCATAAAGATACAGAG GATCTTTTGTTGAATATTGATCTGGAAGGTTCCCCTATATGGACCGGTAATTGGTCTCAACTATGCCCTACCTGCAAG ATAATAAGACCAGTTCGATCCAAGCATTGCCCCACCTGTAAGCGATGTGTGGAACAGTTTGACCATCACTGCCCGTGGATATCTAATTGTGTGGGAAAG AGGAACAAGCGggacttttttgtttttatctgcATGGCAGCTTTGACATCATTCCTTGCTGCGGCAATTGCCATTCAAA GGATTTGGACATCAATACCAGCCTTGTCAACGGAAGAAACATGGATCCATCATGTGGTAGTTCAGAATCCTGGCGTTGTTGCATTTTTGCTCATGGACATTATTGTTTTGCTCGCCGCTACCATCTTAACTACGTCACAGGCCTCACAG GTTCACAGCAAAGCTTGA
- the LOC122314174 gene encoding probable protein S-acyltransferase 23 isoform X2: protein MSSSEIEVVSSDAKAQHNSSEVAVFDVFTASAYGDFEKLRKFVEEDGASLCQPDLNGYYALQWAALNNFPDVVQYIIEHGGDVNETDNMQQTALHWAAVRGAIGVADVLLQNGARVEAVDVNGYRAVHVGAQYGQTAFLNHIVAKYQADFDAPDNEGRSPLHWAAYKGFTDTVRLLLFRYACQGRQDKEGCTPLHWAAIRGNVEACTVLVHAGTKQELMVKDNAGFTPVQLASDKGHRHVAVFLSNAQWAHSNHWVDKLCCGKMADIGYAPILFSIIIILTVLFINTVLAAPNLTKVTAVVGLWGWTTVSLAVGSLIMFYSKDPGYVKRQGDVGSHKDTEDLLLNIDLEGSPIWTGNWSQLCPTCKIIRPVRSKHCPTCKRCVEQFDHHCPWISNCVGKRNKRDFFVFICMAALTSFLAAAIAIQRIWTSIPALSTEETWIHHVVVQNPGVVAFLLMDIIVLLAATILTTSQASQTARNITTNELANAIRYGYLRGPDGRFHNPYNHGCQKNCADFLIQGYTDDNEIAWRPLQQVDR from the exons ATGTCTTCGTCGGAGATCGAGGTTGTGTCATCGGACGCAAAAGCCCAGCATAACAGTAGCGAGGTGGCTGTGTTCGACGTGTTTACCGCCTCCGCATATGGCGATTTTGAGAAattgaggaagttcgtcgaAGAAGACGGAGCCTCTCTCTGTCAACCCGATTTGAATGGGTATTATGCTCTCCAATGGGCCGCTCTCAACAACTTCCCCGATGTTGTGCAGTACATCATTGAG CATGGGGGCGATGTCAATGAAACTGACAACATGCAACAGACGGCTCTGCATTGGGCGGCGGTTCGGGGAGCCATTGGTGTTGCAGATGTGCTCTTGCAGAATGGAGCCAGGGTTGAGGCAGTTGATGTCAATGGGTATAGG GCAGTTCATGTTGGCGCTCAATATGGGCAGACAGCTTTCTTGAACCACATTGTTGCAAAGTATCAAGCTGATTTTGATGCACCTGATAATGAGGGGAGGAGCCCTCTTCACTG GGCTGCATATAAAGGATTTACAGATACAGTTAGATTGCTTCTATTTAGATATGCATGCCAAGGGAGACAAGATAAAGAAG GTTGTACCCCTTTGCACTGGGCTGCAATAAGAGGAAATGTGGAGGCATGCACTGTGCTTGTACATGCTGGCACAAAACAGGAGCTAATGGTGAAAGATAATGCTGGATTTACTCCTGTTCAGCTTGCATCTGATAAAGGTCATCGGCATGTTGCAGTTTTCCTT TCTAATGCACAGTGGGCTCACAGCAACCATTGGGTAGACAAACTTTGCTGTGGAAAGATGGCAGATATAGGATACGCTCCCATTCTTTTCAGTATTATAATAATTCTCACGGTTCTCTTCATCAACACAGTTCTTGCAG CTCCTAACCTTACAAAGGTTACTGCTGTTGTCGGACTTTGGGGATGGACTACTGTTTCTCTGGCAGTTGGTTCACTTATTATGTTCTACAG TAAAGATCCCGGTTATGTAAAAAGGCAGGGAGATGTGGGTAGTCATAAAGATACAGAG GATCTTTTGTTGAATATTGATCTGGAAGGTTCCCCTATATGGACCGGTAATTGGTCTCAACTATGCCCTACCTGCAAG ATAATAAGACCAGTTCGATCCAAGCATTGCCCCACCTGTAAGCGATGTGTGGAACAGTTTGACCATCACTGCCCGTGGATATCTAATTGTGTGGGAAAG AGGAACAAGCGggacttttttgtttttatctgcATGGCAGCTTTGACATCATTCCTTGCTGCGGCAATTGCCATTCAAA GGATTTGGACATCAATACCAGCCTTGTCAACGGAAGAAACATGGATCCATCATGTGGTAGTTCAGAATCCTGGCGTTGTTGCATTTTTGCTCATGGACATTATTGTTTTGCTCGCCGCTACCATCTTAACTACGTCACAGGCCTCACAG ACAGCTCGAAATATCACCACCAATGAATTAGCGAATGCCATTCGTTATGGGTATCTCCGTGGTCCAGATGGGCGATTTCATAATCCGTATAACCATGGATGCCAAAAGAATTGTGCTGATTTTCTTATTCAGGGCTACACAGACGATAATGAAATTGCTTGGCGGCCATTACAGCAGGTTGATAGGTAG
- the LOC122314174 gene encoding probable protein S-acyltransferase 23 isoform X4 produces the protein MPFSFLFVKHGGDVNETDNMQQTALHWAAVRGAIGVADVLLQNGARVEAVDVNGYRAVHVGAQYGQTAFLNHIVAKYQADFDAPDNEGRSPLHWAAYKGFTDTVRLLLFRYACQGRQDKEGCTPLHWAAIRGNVEACTVLVHAGTKQELMVKDNAGFTPVQLASDKGHRHVAVFLSNAQWAHSNHWVDKLCCGKMADIGYAPILFSIIIILTVLFINTVLAAPNLTKVTAVVGLWGWTTVSLAVGSLIMFYRCSSKDPGYVKRQGDVGSHKDTEDLLLNIDLEGSPIWTGNWSQLCPTCKIIRPVRSKHCPTCKRCVEQFDHHCPWISNCVGKRNKRDFFVFICMAALTSFLAAAIAIQRIWTSIPALSTEETWIHHVVVQNPGVVAFLLMDIIVLLAATILTTSQASQTARNITTNELANAIRYGYLRGPDGRFHNPYNHGCQKNCADFLIQGYTDDNEIAWRPLQQVDR, from the exons atgccattttcatttttgttcgtGAAGCATGGGGGCGATGTCAATGAAACTGACAACATGCAACAGACGGCTCTGCATTGGGCGGCGGTTCGGGGAGCCATTGGTGTTGCAGATGTGCTCTTGCAGAATGGAGCCAGGGTTGAGGCAGTTGATGTCAATGGGTATAGG GCAGTTCATGTTGGCGCTCAATATGGGCAGACAGCTTTCTTGAACCACATTGTTGCAAAGTATCAAGCTGATTTTGATGCACCTGATAATGAGGGGAGGAGCCCTCTTCACTG GGCTGCATATAAAGGATTTACAGATACAGTTAGATTGCTTCTATTTAGATATGCATGCCAAGGGAGACAAGATAAAGAAG GTTGTACCCCTTTGCACTGGGCTGCAATAAGAGGAAATGTGGAGGCATGCACTGTGCTTGTACATGCTGGCACAAAACAGGAGCTAATGGTGAAAGATAATGCTGGATTTACTCCTGTTCAGCTTGCATCTGATAAAGGTCATCGGCATGTTGCAGTTTTCCTT TCTAATGCACAGTGGGCTCACAGCAACCATTGGGTAGACAAACTTTGCTGTGGAAAGATGGCAGATATAGGATACGCTCCCATTCTTTTCAGTATTATAATAATTCTCACGGTTCTCTTCATCAACACAGTTCTTGCAG CTCCTAACCTTACAAAGGTTACTGCTGTTGTCGGACTTTGGGGATGGACTACTGTTTCTCTGGCAGTTGGTTCACTTATTATGTTCTACAGGTGTAGTAG TAAAGATCCCGGTTATGTAAAAAGGCAGGGAGATGTGGGTAGTCATAAAGATACAGAG GATCTTTTGTTGAATATTGATCTGGAAGGTTCCCCTATATGGACCGGTAATTGGTCTCAACTATGCCCTACCTGCAAG ATAATAAGACCAGTTCGATCCAAGCATTGCCCCACCTGTAAGCGATGTGTGGAACAGTTTGACCATCACTGCCCGTGGATATCTAATTGTGTGGGAAAG AGGAACAAGCGggacttttttgtttttatctgcATGGCAGCTTTGACATCATTCCTTGCTGCGGCAATTGCCATTCAAA GGATTTGGACATCAATACCAGCCTTGTCAACGGAAGAAACATGGATCCATCATGTGGTAGTTCAGAATCCTGGCGTTGTTGCATTTTTGCTCATGGACATTATTGTTTTGCTCGCCGCTACCATCTTAACTACGTCACAGGCCTCACAG ACAGCTCGAAATATCACCACCAATGAATTAGCGAATGCCATTCGTTATGGGTATCTCCGTGGTCCAGATGGGCGATTTCATAATCCGTATAACCATGGATGCCAAAAGAATTGTGCTGATTTTCTTATTCAGGGCTACACAGACGATAATGAAATTGCTTGGCGGCCATTACAGCAGGTTGATAGGTAG
- the LOC122314174 gene encoding probable protein S-acyltransferase 23 isoform X1: MSSSEIEVVSSDAKAQHNSSEVAVFDVFTASAYGDFEKLRKFVEEDGASLCQPDLNGYYALQWAALNNFPDVVQYIIEHGGDVNETDNMQQTALHWAAVRGAIGVADVLLQNGARVEAVDVNGYRAVHVGAQYGQTAFLNHIVAKYQADFDAPDNEGRSPLHWAAYKGFTDTVRLLLFRYACQGRQDKEGCTPLHWAAIRGNVEACTVLVHAGTKQELMVKDNAGFTPVQLASDKGHRHVAVFLSNAQWAHSNHWVDKLCCGKMADIGYAPILFSIIIILTVLFINTVLAAPNLTKVTAVVGLWGWTTVSLAVGSLIMFYRCSSKDPGYVKRQGDVGSHKDTEDLLLNIDLEGSPIWTGNWSQLCPTCKIIRPVRSKHCPTCKRCVEQFDHHCPWISNCVGKRNKRDFFVFICMAALTSFLAAAIAIQRIWTSIPALSTEETWIHHVVVQNPGVVAFLLMDIIVLLAATILTTSQASQTARNITTNELANAIRYGYLRGPDGRFHNPYNHGCQKNCADFLIQGYTDDNEIAWRPLQQVDR, encoded by the exons ATGTCTTCGTCGGAGATCGAGGTTGTGTCATCGGACGCAAAAGCCCAGCATAACAGTAGCGAGGTGGCTGTGTTCGACGTGTTTACCGCCTCCGCATATGGCGATTTTGAGAAattgaggaagttcgtcgaAGAAGACGGAGCCTCTCTCTGTCAACCCGATTTGAATGGGTATTATGCTCTCCAATGGGCCGCTCTCAACAACTTCCCCGATGTTGTGCAGTACATCATTGAG CATGGGGGCGATGTCAATGAAACTGACAACATGCAACAGACGGCTCTGCATTGGGCGGCGGTTCGGGGAGCCATTGGTGTTGCAGATGTGCTCTTGCAGAATGGAGCCAGGGTTGAGGCAGTTGATGTCAATGGGTATAGG GCAGTTCATGTTGGCGCTCAATATGGGCAGACAGCTTTCTTGAACCACATTGTTGCAAAGTATCAAGCTGATTTTGATGCACCTGATAATGAGGGGAGGAGCCCTCTTCACTG GGCTGCATATAAAGGATTTACAGATACAGTTAGATTGCTTCTATTTAGATATGCATGCCAAGGGAGACAAGATAAAGAAG GTTGTACCCCTTTGCACTGGGCTGCAATAAGAGGAAATGTGGAGGCATGCACTGTGCTTGTACATGCTGGCACAAAACAGGAGCTAATGGTGAAAGATAATGCTGGATTTACTCCTGTTCAGCTTGCATCTGATAAAGGTCATCGGCATGTTGCAGTTTTCCTT TCTAATGCACAGTGGGCTCACAGCAACCATTGGGTAGACAAACTTTGCTGTGGAAAGATGGCAGATATAGGATACGCTCCCATTCTTTTCAGTATTATAATAATTCTCACGGTTCTCTTCATCAACACAGTTCTTGCAG CTCCTAACCTTACAAAGGTTACTGCTGTTGTCGGACTTTGGGGATGGACTACTGTTTCTCTGGCAGTTGGTTCACTTATTATGTTCTACAGGTGTAGTAG TAAAGATCCCGGTTATGTAAAAAGGCAGGGAGATGTGGGTAGTCATAAAGATACAGAG GATCTTTTGTTGAATATTGATCTGGAAGGTTCCCCTATATGGACCGGTAATTGGTCTCAACTATGCCCTACCTGCAAG ATAATAAGACCAGTTCGATCCAAGCATTGCCCCACCTGTAAGCGATGTGTGGAACAGTTTGACCATCACTGCCCGTGGATATCTAATTGTGTGGGAAAG AGGAACAAGCGggacttttttgtttttatctgcATGGCAGCTTTGACATCATTCCTTGCTGCGGCAATTGCCATTCAAA GGATTTGGACATCAATACCAGCCTTGTCAACGGAAGAAACATGGATCCATCATGTGGTAGTTCAGAATCCTGGCGTTGTTGCATTTTTGCTCATGGACATTATTGTTTTGCTCGCCGCTACCATCTTAACTACGTCACAGGCCTCACAG ACAGCTCGAAATATCACCACCAATGAATTAGCGAATGCCATTCGTTATGGGTATCTCCGTGGTCCAGATGGGCGATTTCATAATCCGTATAACCATGGATGCCAAAAGAATTGTGCTGATTTTCTTATTCAGGGCTACACAGACGATAATGAAATTGCTTGGCGGCCATTACAGCAGGTTGATAGGTAG
- the LOC122314174 gene encoding probable protein S-acyltransferase 23 isoform X5, with the protein MSSSEIEVVSSDAKAQHNSSEVAVFDVFTASAYGDFEKLRKFVEEDGASLCQPDLNGYYALQWAALNNFPDVVQYIIEHGGDVNETDNMQQTALHWAAVRGAIGVADVLLQNGARVEAVDVNGYRAVHVGAQYGQTAFLNHIVAKYQADFDAPDNEGRSPLHWAAYKGFTDTVRLLLFRYACQGRQDKEGCTPLHWAAIRGNVEACTVLVHAGTKQELMVKDNAGFTPVQLASDKGHRHVAVFLSNAQWAHSNHWVDKLCCGKMADIGYAPILFSIIIILTVLFINTVLAAPNLTKVTAVVGLWGWTTVSLAVGSLIMFYRCSSKDPGYVKRQGDVGSHKDTEDLLLNIDLEGSPIWTGNWSQLCPTCKIIRPVRSKHCPTCKRCVEQFDHHCPWISNCVGKFHYHLNDASCRGTSGTFLFLSAWQL; encoded by the exons ATGTCTTCGTCGGAGATCGAGGTTGTGTCATCGGACGCAAAAGCCCAGCATAACAGTAGCGAGGTGGCTGTGTTCGACGTGTTTACCGCCTCCGCATATGGCGATTTTGAGAAattgaggaagttcgtcgaAGAAGACGGAGCCTCTCTCTGTCAACCCGATTTGAATGGGTATTATGCTCTCCAATGGGCCGCTCTCAACAACTTCCCCGATGTTGTGCAGTACATCATTGAG CATGGGGGCGATGTCAATGAAACTGACAACATGCAACAGACGGCTCTGCATTGGGCGGCGGTTCGGGGAGCCATTGGTGTTGCAGATGTGCTCTTGCAGAATGGAGCCAGGGTTGAGGCAGTTGATGTCAATGGGTATAGG GCAGTTCATGTTGGCGCTCAATATGGGCAGACAGCTTTCTTGAACCACATTGTTGCAAAGTATCAAGCTGATTTTGATGCACCTGATAATGAGGGGAGGAGCCCTCTTCACTG GGCTGCATATAAAGGATTTACAGATACAGTTAGATTGCTTCTATTTAGATATGCATGCCAAGGGAGACAAGATAAAGAAG GTTGTACCCCTTTGCACTGGGCTGCAATAAGAGGAAATGTGGAGGCATGCACTGTGCTTGTACATGCTGGCACAAAACAGGAGCTAATGGTGAAAGATAATGCTGGATTTACTCCTGTTCAGCTTGCATCTGATAAAGGTCATCGGCATGTTGCAGTTTTCCTT TCTAATGCACAGTGGGCTCACAGCAACCATTGGGTAGACAAACTTTGCTGTGGAAAGATGGCAGATATAGGATACGCTCCCATTCTTTTCAGTATTATAATAATTCTCACGGTTCTCTTCATCAACACAGTTCTTGCAG CTCCTAACCTTACAAAGGTTACTGCTGTTGTCGGACTTTGGGGATGGACTACTGTTTCTCTGGCAGTTGGTTCACTTATTATGTTCTACAGGTGTAGTAG TAAAGATCCCGGTTATGTAAAAAGGCAGGGAGATGTGGGTAGTCATAAAGATACAGAG GATCTTTTGTTGAATATTGATCTGGAAGGTTCCCCTATATGGACCGGTAATTGGTCTCAACTATGCCCTACCTGCAAG ATAATAAGACCAGTTCGATCCAAGCATTGCCCCACCTGTAAGCGATGTGTGGAACAGTTTGACCATCACTGCCCGTGGATATCTAATTGTGTGGGAAAG TTTCACTATCATCTTAATGATGCATCTTGCAGAGGAACAAGCGggacttttttgtttttatctgcATGGCAGCTTTGA